Genomic DNA from Cucurbita pepo subsp. pepo cultivar mu-cu-16 chromosome LG13, ASM280686v2, whole genome shotgun sequence:
TTTGGATCTGTGTTCTAAGACTTTAGTAGATTTTGATCTGTTTGAGTTCTTGTATGTTTGACTGATCTGTTTTTGACGATGGAATAGGAAATGGGGAAGAAAGGGGGATGGTTTTCTGCTGTGAAGAAGGCATTTGCTACTGAAtctaaggaaaagaaagagcaGGTTCTTATGGGTTGGGATTCTAATTTCTATGGATTGTTGTTTTCTCTGTGTTTTTGGTTGTTTAAGATCATGAACTGAgagtttgttcttgatttttcatGGCTAGAAAACCAACAAATCCAAGAAGAGATGGTTTGGGAAGCCAAAGAAATTGGAGACAGCTCCATTGGATGTGTCTGTTCTTCCTATTGAAGAGGTGAAGCTAGTTGATGCAGAGAATGAACAGAGCAAACATGCTTATTCTGTTGCCATTGCCACTGCAGTTGCCGCCGAGGCCGCCGTCGCAGCCGCTCAGGCTGCGGCGGAGGTCGTTCGGCTCACTACCATCACTAGGTACTCCGGGAAATCAAAGGAAGAAATAGCAGCCATCAAGATCCAGACTACATTCCGTGGCTATATGGTGAGTGATCTCTTTCACTTATTAGCAATAATGGATGACACTCCTGGAAAGCCATAGCTACTGTTAGCTGGATCTTGCAAAGTTAGAGGCCTATTCAAGGATGAATAATGGTTAGATATAACTTAGAATCTATGATTGTCACTCGTATATCACAAGACGACTGACCTTAGAACAGATCCGATCCGTTCAGATAAGGTCATCTAAAGTTTTATGATTATTGGTTAGAACTCGAGAGAAACAAGTCAAACTTCCAGCTTGCCATGACTTGGCATCAAATATGTGCAAATCATATACACCTAACTTCAATGCAGGCTTTAATGTGTCATTTAATGGCCTGCAGAGGGCTCAAAAACAGTGATTTCAAGGGCTTTTCTGTAATGGGTTTGGGACATTAAATATGGTTTTGTAATGGGAATTTTGTTTGGGTCAGGCAAGGAGGGCGCTGCGGGCATTAAGAGGGTTGGTGAGGCTGAAGTCATTGATCCAAGGCCAGTCTGTTAAGAGACAAGCAACCACCACATTAAGATGCATGCAGACGCTTGCTCGTGTGCAGTCACAGGTGCGTGGAAGAAGAATTAGAATGTCAGAGGAGAATCAGGCTCTCCAGAGGCAGCTccaacaaaaacatgaaagagAGCTTCACAGATTAACTGCTTCTGTAAGTTTTTCTGGAAACTCCTCGTGTCAGATTGGTTGTCCTATGAGTATTACTTAGCTACATGGTTCAATCACATGTGTTGGTAGCTGctttttaaaacgagtttgTAGGGTTGAGCTAGAAAAAGTAGCTGCACCCGAGCTAGCTAGCTGTCGAGTATTACTCTTAGTCGTCCTAAGTGAACCtcttttttagtttctctTTCACAATCTTTGTAACGGTCTAACCTATtggtagcagatattgtcttgtttggattttttcttttggacttcctctcatggtttttgaaacgtgtctgctagggagaggtttccacatccttataaggaatgtttcgttcctctcttcaacgttcttgctggcacactgcctggtgACGggctaagcccaccactaacagatattgtcctctttgggctttacctttcgagcttcccctcacggtttttaaatgCGTCGACTAAGGAGAGgttgagaggtttccacacacttaaaAGAAATagggctttttctttcaagttttACCTTCTGAACTTCCcctcacagtttttaaacGCGTCAACTAAGAGAGgttgagaggtttccacacccttaaaagaaatttttcgttcccctttccaaccaatgtgggatctcacaatccctagagagagatttccacaccctcataaggaTTGCTTCGTTTCCATTTCCAACTAATGTggcatctcacaatccacccccttggggtcccaacattctcgctggcacaccgtccgatAACTAGCTCTAATACCCTTTGtaagtccaaacccaccgctagtagatattgtctgctttgaacTATTACATATAACCGTCagccttacagttttaaaacgcgtctattagagagaggtttccacaccctgatAAGGAAAGCTTCGTTTCCTCTCTCCGAtcaagatctcacaatcttaAATGAATATATTGCATGCATTCTTAATCCTGGATCTGTATGTatgagaatttaaattttgatgtcTAAATTAGGCAAACAATGAATGGAATGACAGTACCAAATCAAAGCAGCAAATTGAAGCCAGACAAGTTTACAGGCAAGAAGCAGCAACAAGAAGAGAAAGGGCATTGGCGTATGCTTACTCTCATCAGGTTCAATTCGTTTCCATTTCTTCCTGATTTGATTATCATCTCCCTCCTCAGATCATTGATTTTCATCCTCATCGCCGTTTCCCCAACAGAATTCAGGCAAGAATTCTTCCAAATCTGCAAACCCTACATTCATGGATCCGAACAATCCCCATTGGGGCTGGAGTTGGTTGGAACGATGGATGGCCGCTCGTCCATGGGAGGCTAAGAGCACCGCCGATTGTCACGATCGCGGCTCTGTCAAGAGCGCGATCAGCCATGCAACCTCGATCGGAGACATTTCCAAATCGTACTCCCGTCGCGATCTCAATCTCGACATCAAGCCATTTCCAAGGACTCCGACGAGCCAGAAAACAAGCCGAGCTCCAAGTCGCCAATCGCCGGCAACTCCTACGAAGGCGCATTCGTCGCTATCTGCAGGGAGAAAATTGAAGCCGGATAGTCCAAGAGGATTCGGCTGGAGTGGAGACGCCGATTCCCGAAGCGCATTGAGCGTCAAATCGGAGCGGTACCGGCGCCACAGCATCGCCGGATCATCAGTGAGGGACGATGAAAGCTTCACGAGTTCGCCATCAGTTCCAAGCTACATGGCGTCCACAGAAGCAGCCAGGGCAAGGTCCCGGTTGTCGAGTCCAATGGGAACGGAGAATACGGCAGCGACTCCAGATAAGGCACCAGCAAGTGGCGGCGTAAAGAAACGGCTCTCGTTCCCCGCCTCGCCGGCGATCTCGAGGAGGCACTCTGGTCCGCCGAAAGTAGACACTAACCCGATCGAGAGAGATTTCACCGGCGAGAGCCGATAGTTGAAGATGAATTCGGTAGAGATTTTAATCATTTCTTAATTGAAGAGGTATATAGTTTGTCATGTTATTTACTTTCTAGTGTTTGTTTGATCGTATCTGAAATAGAaggatttattatttcttgttcttcatgttgTTGATTTctcattacaaattttaatcaaactttgatttaattctttcttttatttcaaaatcactaGTTTATTGGTTAATTTTCGATTGATTACTACTTTAATCCAagacattaatttaattgatactttgtttattttattgtaatatacaaatactaattaaatatctcaatataaattgtttaaattttaactgtATGTAATaagtattaattattttaatatttaagtaaaaaattgataattttaatgttacaaCAATTAAGTATGAGATCTTGTGGGCCCTATGAATTACAActgtaaaattaattatttattgtgtcaaaacaatttattaatGATCCATAGGAGCAATCGGCTACCAGAGTCATTCCCACCtatgaaaattaaagacaGCCCCTAACAGGTAAGAGTTCATAACGTACTCAGAATTAAGATCGGGTCGAATATGATCCTCATgtaatatcttttatattaacgaatttataaagaaagatTAGATATTCTTCGgtcagtcttatacaaactcattataTAAGATAcacccactcacatgtctccacatgaacagttttgatcaaatcatttgtaacgattacaaaatgagtcgtatcaatagtgttactcAGATTAgacacccaaccttatccatatactatagatcttttaggttattacttgaacacttgaacacgatcctcttgtatgtcaatcatatattgttcaagattacattaaaaccttaaattttCGTAACatggataatattaaattgtaaataaactaataaaaattaatattaataattaaataattaattactatGGTTTAGGAGTAAGTAAAAATATACACGGAAACtttccatttaaattattcaactttcatatttgtatttatttaattcgaacctaactttaaaattgtaagatatttttataattttttaattttatatcggGATGTagaatttgtatttttatgttttttcttcttccaaatctaaggaagaaaattggggtttctttattgaaaaaaatgaaaattggcTTTATAANaaaaaaaaaaaaaaaaaaaaaaaaaaaaaaaaaagccaaaatTCGTTGGCTATGACCTCTAACAAGCGGTGGTTCTTCTACCCTATGAAAAGACTTTGGTAGTTTGATGCGAAAAACAAAGCCCCAATCCCAAGGAAGGAACGACTTTTTCCCCTTCCTAAAGTGGCGGAATCATACGTTGTCACTTTTGAGCAGAAAACCCACAAATTAAGgtccctttatttatttatttattttaaattaggctttttcccctaattttcatattatttttaattaaatatattttttttaattcaaaattaaaagatatttaaaaaataaaaatattgatttatacccttaatttaaaaaagaaatcaaatgagatccaaattaatcatttattctttactataaaaaaaatattaaatattatttgatgtAATCACATAtacttttgttattttcaattttgggagtcataaatttttaaagtaaatatgctaataatttaattagatacaaaattaataaataaaaaatgtagaacTTGTATAACATGAATTCAAGAGAGAATTTGGAGattgataactattttattttttaattttctactttttttttacaagtttatttataataatttttacttgCTTCCATGAAAATATNaaaaaaaaaaaaaaaaaaaaaaaaaaaaaaaaaaaaaaccgcttgaattttgaaaatactcatggataataaacaaagaaa
This window encodes:
- the LOC111809290 gene encoding protein IQ-DOMAIN 1; translation: MGKKGGWFSAVKKAFATESKEKKEQKTNKSKKRWFGKPKKLETAPLDVSVLPIEEVKLVDAENEQSKHAYSVAIATAVAAEAAVAAAQAAAEVVRLTTITRYSGKSKEEIAAIKIQTTFRGYMARRALRALRGLVRLKSLIQGQSVKRQATTTLRCMQTLARVQSQVRGRRIRMSEENQALQRQLQQKHERELHRLTASANNEWNDSTKSKQQIEARQVYRQEAATRRERALAYAYSHQNSGKNSSKSANPTFMDPNNPHWGWSWLERWMAARPWEAKSTADCHDRGSVKSAISHATSIGDISKSYSRRDLNLDIKPFPRTPTSQKTSRAPSRQSPATPTKAHSSLSAGRKLKPDSPRGFGWSGDADSRSALSVKSERYRRHSIAGSSVRDDESFTSSPSVPSYMASTEAARARSRLSSPMGTENTAATPDKAPASGGVKKRLSFPASPAISRRHSGPPKVDTNPIERDFTGESR